A window of Mucilaginibacter robiniae genomic DNA:
TATCTGTTCTTGACAATGGTTTCAGGCTTGGCGTTGTTATCCAATATGATATCGACATCCTTTTTACCTTTAGCAGTACGGGCCTGCAACACAAAACGGATACTATCTTTCACAATCAAATTTTTGAAAGCAAATCGCCCTTGGCTATCCGCTACGGTATCAATCAGGAAGGCACCACCAGCAGTGGTAAACAAAGTTATCTTGGCTCCTGGAGCGGGTTTGCTGCCCGAGCGTATCGTACCTGAGATCTGGATCAGCTTTTCGGGCTGATAGGCAGGTGGTACAATGTTGCCGGCTAATACAGGTTTCCATTCAAAACGACGATAACCTTGTGTAAGCATCAAAACATCCAGATCAGAACGTGTTTGATCATTGCTTTTGTTGAAGTAATAGTTAGGTTGCTCTACATATCCCCGCAAATCTGATGTCAGCAACAGATGCGATAAAATGGTAGTTTCAGCATCTTCCTCTACCGGAACTTTGCTTTCATCAATTACTGAAGCCGAAAAGCTGCCAATAACCGGCTTGCCGCTGCTGTTTTGAGCATTCAGGCTGATTTGTACTTTCTCGCGCGGCGCAGTAACGCTTTTGCCCGAATTGACATTCAGCTGCAACAAATCATCAGGATGTTGAATAAACACGATGCGTTCATTCAAAGGTTCACCTGTGGCCGAAAAGAGGGTAAACTGCGTAATGCCCGACGGGAATTTACTAGTCGGTATTGTTGTACCAAATGCTGCTGAACCTGCTTTACTTTTAGCCACATATCGCACATCTCCACCCGTTTGGGCAAGAATATAAACCTGACCAGCGTCGGCCAGATTGCTACTACCCATAACCCGCACACTGATATTAGCCGAATCAGGATGATTAATGCTTAATACGTAACCACGGTTTAGAGCGAGCGGCAAGTCAACCGTATTGTGTGATCCGTCTTGATAAGTAATTTGGGCTTTATAGGTTTTACCCGCTTCAGGAGTGAACGAAAATATACCCATACCTAAATGCCGGGTGGTAAATTGAACCACTTCCTGGTTGTTATTATCAGTTATGCTACCATTAATATCCAGACCTAAACCATCAGGTCCTACGGCTTTAAATGCTACTTTAGAGCGTATGCCATTAACTAAGCTTCCGCTTTCCGGAAAAAATTGTACATCAACCTTACCCGATGTAGCTTTTATAGCTATAGTTTTACTAATTGCTTTTTTGTCATCCACCTTTACTGATGTAATTATACGTCCGGCGTTCATTAAAGCGGGCGTGGTATTCACAAAATTAATGGTCAGGGTTCCCTGTGGGTTTGTGGTTCCTTTACCTTTAGCTACTTGCTTATCATTTAGTAATACCCGGTAATCTACTTCCTTGCCAGCATAAGGCGTACCATCCAGGGTTGTATAATTGATGTTAGCCGTTATTTGCTGACCGTTGCTTACCGTAGCATAGGTAAAGCTAGTTTTAGCTAAAACCGCATTTGCTGCTACATTGCCAATTTTAATCACTTTATCAAAGTAATAATCCGGACCGGCATTGCGCATCCAGTTAGTATAAGCTCTAATGCGGTAATTGCCTTCACGTAACGTATCGGGTAAAGCAAAATCACCCCAGCATACGCCGCTGGTTAGCGGTAGCTTAATCCATTGTTTTACCGAGTCCTGCTCATTAATAAGTTCCACATTTAAGGAACCACTCAAAGCTGACAACTGGTGCTGACTGCCTACGGTTACATACGCTTTAAACCATATATCATCGCCAATAGCATAATAAGGTTTGTCTAGTTGTAGGTAAACTTTTTCAGGCTGATACGTGTCCAGCCATTTGCCAAGTTGAGTAGTTATTTTGGTAATAACCGGATCATCATCCTGCAGGGTAAAACCGGCTAACGCCAAAAACAGCAGTGCAGCCAAAGTAACACTAACGCGTTTTAAAATATTTTTTAAATACATAGCTGTGAAGAGCAAACTAAAAGTAAAGCCTGCTCAATAGAAAGTGTTGCCAGAAAGCAACTGACTTTTAGTATATTAACGTAGAAATTAAAATTTGTTTTTCCACATCATACTTTCCACCGGGCGGGTGGTAGGGTTGGTGTATTTGGCGTTGCCTTTAGTATTGTAAAAGGTTTCAATGTCGCCTTCCACCACAAAATAAATGAGTTGGCCAATTGGCATACCAGCATATACCCGTACAGGTTGGGCAACCGATATTTCAAGCGTCCAGGTATTGCAAAAGCCTACATCTCCTTTACCTGCTGTGGCATGAATATCAATACCCAAGCGCCCGGTACTTGATTTGCCTTCCAGAAAAGGTACATGCCGGTGGGTTTCCGTATATTCTATAGTTACACCCAGGTACAAGGTGCCGGGCTGTAGTACAAAGCCTTCTTTGGGTATTTCAAACGAATCAATTTCATTGTGCACACGGGCATCCAGCACACGGTTACGATAGGTAGCCAGGTACTTTCCCAAATGCACATCGTACGAGTTAGTAC
This region includes:
- the dcd gene encoding dCTP deaminase, which encodes MILSDKRILEEIEKGNIIIEPFKRECLGTNSYDVHLGKYLATYRNRVLDARVHNEIDSFEIPKEGFVLQPGTLYLGVTIEYTETHRHVPFLEGKSSTGRLGIDIHATAGKGDVGFCNTWTLEISVAQPVRVYAGMPIGQLIYFVVEGDIETFYNTKGNAKYTNPTTRPVESMMWKNKF
- a CDS encoding carboxypeptidase-like regulatory domain-containing protein, producing the protein MYLKNILKRVSVTLAALLFLALAGFTLQDDDPVITKITTQLGKWLDTYQPEKVYLQLDKPYYAIGDDIWFKAYVTVGSQHQLSALSGSLNVELINEQDSVKQWIKLPLTSGVCWGDFALPDTLREGNYRIRAYTNWMRNAGPDYYFDKVIKIGNVAANAVLAKTSFTYATVSNGQQITANINYTTLDGTPYAGKEVDYRVLLNDKQVAKGKGTTNPQGTLTINFVNTTPALMNAGRIITSVKVDDKKAISKTIAIKATSGKVDVQFFPESGSLVNGIRSKVAFKAVGPDGLGLDINGSITDNNNQEVVQFTTRHLGMGIFSFTPEAGKTYKAQITYQDGSHNTVDLPLALNRGYVLSINHPDSANISVRVMGSSNLADAGQVYILAQTGGDVRYVAKSKAGSAAFGTTIPTSKFPSGITQFTLFSATGEPLNERIVFIQHPDDLLQLNVNSGKSVTAPREKVQISLNAQNSSGKPVIGSFSASVIDESKVPVEEDAETTILSHLLLTSDLRGYVEQPNYYFNKSNDQTRSDLDVLMLTQGYRRFEWKPVLAGNIVPPAYQPEKLIQISGTIRSGSKPAPGAKITLFTTAGGAFLIDTVADSQGRFAFKNLIVKDSIRFVLQARTAKGKKDVDIILDNNAKPETIVKNRYLSAAEVNNSSRFTTYLQYARKQADEERKYGLGNHTIVLKEVTIREKKQAALQNSSNLNGPGNADQVIMSDVFDKMACPNIADCLQGRLVGVVFRGGVPYSTRSLSGPMQIIVDGVYVDSDYLSIISQYDIASIEVLRSGGNTAIYGSRGGNGVIIINTKRGNDLTYNSSQIYSPGVITYTPKGFYRARQFYSPQYDDPKTNKTVADLRTTIYWNPNLITDKDGHTSLSYFNAGTPGTYRVVIEGMDTDGNLGHQVYRYKVQ